Part of the Olsenella profusa DSM 13989 genome, GTCGTCGCACGGTAGGTGTCCCGCGCCTGCGTGATGGCGGGGCTACCTCCCCTGTGCCTCGGTGCTGATGTCGGAGTCCAGGGCCACCTGGAACGTGTAGTTGGGATAGCGGCGCTTGAGGATGCCCCTGACCTTGTCGATGACCTCCTCGCGATCCGGCGCGTCAAAGCTCACCACGAGGTCGAAGCGGATGGACTTGGCCTCCTCGTCCACGTAGAAGCCATGGACCTCGAGCACGTTGTCGTTGGCGTACGCGATGTCGTAGACGTCGTGGCGGATCTTGGTGGCCAGGGCACCGCCCTCGTTGCGGGCGTAGATGCCCACCGTGTGCAGCACGACGCCGCACTCGCGGTAGACCTTGTTCTCGATCGTGCGTGTGAGCTCGTCGATCTGGTTGGCCGTCAGCTCGTCGGGCACCTCGATGTGCACGCTGCCCCAGAGCGTGTCGGGGCCATAGTCCTCGAGCAGGAGGTCGTAGGCGCCGTCGACGCCGTTGACGGACGCGACCGTTTGCTTGACCGTACGCGTGAGGTCGGCATCGACGCGCTCGCCGATGATCTTCGAGAGCACCTCGCGCAGGATGTCCACGCCCGCCTTGATGATGACGATGGCGATGACCAGGCCCAACCACGCCTCCAGGCTCACGCCCGTGAAGACGAAGACGAGCGCCGCGACCAGCGTGGCCGCGGAGAGGATGGAGTCCGTGAGGGCATCGGTGCCCGAGGCCA contains:
- a CDS encoding cation diffusion facilitator family transporter; amino-acid sequence: MTGTQGNAVGVTTEKVDGRIIEEGAASRGAQVVRVSVVGIVANLLLATFKATFGLIANSIAIVLDAVNNLSDAASSIITIVGTKLAGRQPDRKHPFGYGRVEYLTTVIIAVIVLWAGITAATESIQRILSPELPDYGAMTLVVVAVAVVAKVVLGLYTRGVGRRINSGSLVASGTDALTDSILSAATLVAALVFVFTGVSLEAWLGLVIAIVIIKAGVDILREVLSKIIGERVDADLTRTVKQTVASVNGVDGAYDLLLEDYGPDTLWGSVHIEVPDELTANQIDELTRTIENKVYRECGVVLHTVGIYARNEGGALATKIRHDVYDIAYANDNVLEVHGFYVDEEAKSIRFDLVVSFDAPDREEVIDKVRGILKRRYPNYTFQVALDSDISTEAQGR